In Limosilactobacillus sp. WILCCON 0051, a single window of DNA contains:
- the gtfA gene encoding accessory Sec system glycosyltransferase GtfA gives MTVYNVNLGIGWASSGVEYAQAYRAKVFEQAGIEARFIFSDMILADNIQALTSNLGLRDDQVIWLYNFFTDMPITPSTYSLAEFRQAHELQDVPMKTQTFVGNKQLVDFEMAEEWRIRVHVVDQKRQLIDYAEYFAGPRLMRREFFSASCYAVEYLDGSGQVYLRDFLNQDGRVAYHQYLNGENEVFEFPEQIYYSKTELYAEMIRRLHLQDDDLVILDREDSPDLSSGQLWYQLHGPAKLGVVVHAEHYDAHHTDNQRVLWNNFYEYQFVHAADTDFFIVATAAQQAMLTKQLKKYQHDEAKVIVIPVGSLTTLKQRQYQQRRRHTLITASRLAGEKHIDWLISAVIAARQTVGDLVLDVYGYGEQHDRLQRQIDTAQANGYIHLMGQHRLDDVYQNYAGYIAASTSEGFGLSLLEAVGGGLPMIGFDVPYGNQTFIDPEQNGFLLPYDEQQDEAEKVAALTGAIEQLFADENQGAKFSQHSYEIAEHYLDDRILAKWRQLVKEETDA, from the coding sequence TTGAGTATGCCCAGGCTTATCGCGCCAAGGTTTTTGAACAGGCAGGCATTGAGGCCCGGTTTATCTTTTCGGATATGATTCTGGCCGATAACATTCAGGCGTTGACGAGCAATCTGGGACTGCGTGATGATCAGGTCATCTGGCTGTACAACTTTTTTACCGATATGCCAATCACGCCATCAACCTATTCATTGGCTGAGTTTCGCCAGGCCCATGAGCTGCAGGACGTGCCAATGAAGACGCAGACCTTTGTAGGCAACAAGCAGCTGGTTGACTTTGAAATGGCTGAAGAATGGCGGATCAGAGTTCATGTAGTCGACCAAAAACGGCAGCTGATTGACTATGCCGAGTATTTTGCGGGACCACGCTTAATGCGGCGGGAATTCTTCAGTGCCAGCTGCTATGCCGTGGAATATCTGGATGGCAGTGGCCAGGTCTATCTGCGCGACTTTTTGAATCAAGATGGCCGCGTTGCCTATCATCAGTACCTGAATGGCGAAAATGAGGTCTTTGAGTTTCCCGAGCAGATCTATTACTCCAAAACCGAACTGTACGCTGAGATGATTCGTCGCTTGCACCTGCAGGACGATGATCTGGTGATTTTGGATCGTGAGGACAGTCCGGATCTAAGCAGCGGCCAGCTCTGGTATCAATTGCATGGACCGGCCAAACTGGGCGTGGTAGTGCATGCCGAACATTATGACGCGCACCATACGGATAATCAGCGCGTCCTCTGGAACAACTTTTATGAGTATCAGTTCGTGCACGCGGCGGACACCGACTTTTTCATCGTGGCAACCGCGGCCCAGCAAGCGATGCTGACCAAACAGCTGAAGAAGTATCAGCACGATGAGGCCAAGGTCATCGTAATTCCCGTTGGCAGTCTGACCACCCTCAAGCAGCGGCAGTATCAGCAGCGACGCCGGCATACGCTGATCACGGCTTCCCGGCTGGCTGGCGAAAAGCATATTGACTGGCTGATCAGCGCGGTAATCGCGGCCCGGCAGACGGTTGGCGATCTGGTCTTGGATGTCTATGGCTATGGCGAGCAGCATGATCGGCTCCAGCGCCAGATCGACACGGCCCAGGCAAACGGCTATATTCATCTGATGGGACAGCACCGGCTGGATGACGTCTACCAAAACTACGCCGGCTACATCGCGGCCTCAACCAGTGAAGGCTTTGGGCTGAGTCTGTTAGAGGCGGTCGGCGGGGGCCTGCCAATGATCGGCTTTGACGTCCCGTATGGCAATCAGACGTTTATTGATCCAGAGCAGAACGGCTTTTTGCTGCCTTATGACGAACAGCAGGATGAAGCTGAAAAAGTCGCGGCTTTGACGGGAGCCATCGAGCAGCTCTTTGCCGATGAAAACCAGGGCGCGAAGTTCAGTCAGCATTCCTATGAGATTGCCGAGCACTATTTGGATGATCGGATTCTTGCAAAATGGCGACAGCTGGTAAAGGAGGAAACAGATGCTTAA